The sequence AGGTCACCTGCGTCGTCATCATGTGGCTGATGGGGCCGCCGTAGGGCCTGCTCGGGGTGCGCTCGCTCCTGCTCCGCTGAGGGCGAGTGGGCGGGCGTTCGCAAGAGTGGGCGGGTCTCCGGAGACCCGCCCACTGCTGCGTGCACCCGCCGACGCTGACCGGCTACTGCCCCCGCGCCCCCAGGAAGTCGCGCGCGTAGGCCAGGTACTCCGACGCGATCCTGCGCTGCGCCTCGTCGCGGTCGATCGTCTCGGCCCGGAGATCGACGAGGGCGTCCCACCAGATGCTCCGGCCGATCGCGAAGCCGGTGAAGCCGTCGATCGGGGCGGCCGCCTCGAGCCAGCGGTCGAGGTCCTCGCGGGTCGAGTGGCGCCCGAGCACGATGCAGGAGGCCTCCCGCCCGTCGCGCACGGCGAGCTCGGCGACGGCGCGGGCGTCGTCCTCGCTGTCCATGCCCTCGACCTTCCAGATCGCAGGATCCGCCCCGTGATCCTGCAGGTACTCGATCGCGCGGAGGGTCAGCTCGGGCCGGAGCTCGTCGTCGTAGCGGTGCTTGTCGCCGTCGACCTGGGCGAGGTCGGCGTCGGTGGCGGGGACGAGGAGCTCGATGATCAGCGGCCGGCGGTTCTCGCGGCACCAGGTCGACAGCGCGGTCATCCTCTCGGCCTGCTCGGTGCGCTTGGCATCGTCGAACTCCGGGTTGTCGCGGATCAGGACCTTCGCGTGGTCGCCGTCGAAGAACAGCGCGTGCTGCTGCCAGTCGTCGTAGGCGAACTCGAACCACTCCTTGCCGCTGGCCTCGAGGGGCATCGAGAGGTTGATCAGCCCGTCGCTCCGCGAGGCGAGCTCGGCCACGGCGGCGCCGTACTGCTCGTCGACCAGGATCCCGGCCTGCACGCCCTCGGGCAGCTCGGGAGCCGCATCGACCAGGGCCTGGTACACCGTCAGCTTGTCCTGGCTGATCCGCGCGGCCTCGGCGGGGGTCGGCGGATCCGTCAGCTCGTACAGGTCGCGCTCCAGGCTGTCGCGGTGGTCGGAGGCGAGGATGAGCAGAGTCGTTGTCATGCTCTCGTCGTACTCGCGCAGGATGGGGGTCGCCCAGGCGGCCGGGGGACGTTGCGGCCGGCCGGCCGGGCGTGATGCACTAGACGCGCGTGCGATGCGGGACGCAGACCTGACACCCACGCCGATCGGGGCACCATGACCCAGCGCCGCACCGACCTCCGCTCGAGCGAGCCGCGCAGCAGACGTCCTGCCCGCACCGTGCTCGCGGCCGCAGCCGTCGCCGCGACGGCGATGCTGCTCCTGGCCGGCTGCACCTCCGGCGAGCCGAAGGAGGACCAGACGAAGACGACGATCCAGAACGAGTCGAACCGCGAGCTGTACCGCGGCGGCCTCTACGTCCAGCCCGACAGCCTCGCGGCCCGCGCCGCCTCGACCCTCCGGGCCGACGGCAAGGACGACGCGGCCGAGGCGGCCCGCGAGATCGCCACGACGTCGGTCGCCATCTGGCTGGGCGACCAGTACAGCGTGACCGAGGTCGCGAAGGTCGTGAAGCAGAACGTGCGCGCCGCCGAGAAGCAGGGCGTCACCCCGGTGTTCGTGCTCTACGCGATCCCGCACCGCGACTGCGGCGACTACTCCGCCGGCGGCTGGAGCGCCTCGGAGTACCCGCGCTGGACGCAGGCCGTCGCCACCGCGCTGAAGGGGCACCGCGCCGCCGTGATGGTCGAGCCCGACTCGCTCGCCATGCTCAGCAACTGTCCGGAGGAGACCGACACGCGCATCCCGCTCATCAGGAAGGCAGTGGAGCAGCTGGCCGCGGCCGGAGTCCCGGCCTACCTCGACGCGGGCAACAGCCACTGGGTCGACCCGTCGGTCATCGCCGACCGGCTGAAGCGGGCCGGGATCGCCGACGCCCGCGGCTTCTTCACGAACGTCGCGAGCTTCTACCCCGTCGACGACGAGAAGGAGTTCGCCTCGGAGGTGTCCGAGCGGACCGGCGGAGCGCACTACGTGATCGACGTCTCCCGCAACGGGCAGGGCTGGAAGGGCACCTGGTGCAACCCGTCCGGCACCGGCCTCGGGCAGGCGCCGCACGTGACCTCCGGCGACACGGCGCTCGACGCGCTGCTCTGGATCAAGACGCCGGGAGTCTCCGACGGCACCTGCAACGGCGGACCGGCCGCGGGCGTGTGGTTCTCGTCGTACGCCGAGCAGCTGGTGCGGAACCGTCAGGGCTGACCGTCCCCGCCGCGCGCGTCAGCCGCGGGAGTACCGGACGTCGCCGCCCGGCGTGAACAGCACCGAGTCGGGCGGCCTCGACGCCAGACCCGCGAGTCCGGCAGCGGCGAGCAGCGTCTCGTCCAGCTCGACGACCTCGGCGCTCCGGAGGGCCCAGGGCGGGTGCTCGAGCCTCCACCAGGACGTCCGGCCGAGGTGCCGGGCGTGGACGCCCCAGCGCTCGGTGAGGAAGGCCGGGAGCGGATCCGCGGGCGAGACCGCGCCGCCGGGCAGCACCCGCAGCCTCGCGCCGACCCCGGTGCGACGGCGGCTGCGGTAGGCGATCTCGTCTCCCAGCCACCGGGATCCTGCGCGGGCCGGGGTGTACGGCAGCCCGATGCCGAGCCGGGCTGCGACGACGGCCGGGAGGTGCTGCGTGTCGATGGAGCGGTGCGCGATGCCGCGGCGGCCGCGGTCGTCGACGGTCAGGATCTCGACCACGATCTCGACCATCGTGCCGAGCCGACCGAGCGGCGGCAGCGGCGGGACGGTGCTGTCGGCGAAGACGTAGGCGACGAGCCCGACCCACGCCGACCCGTCGAAGACCTCGGGCCTGCAGCCGGCGGGGACGAGCGGCGCGACGAGGCCCGGCTCCACGCGCCAGTGCAGCAGGATCACGTCGCGCTGCCGGTGGAAGGTCACCGGGTGGTGCGGCAGCGGCGGGGCGGCGCGCGGCGACACAGGGGCGCTCGTCACAGCGGCGGCCGCTCGCGCTCCTGGGCGACGACCGACTCGCGGTCGGAGAGCCCGCGCAGGCCGGAGAGCGAGCGAGCCATCCGGTGGTTGCTGCGGAGCGCTGTCTCGTTCCGGTCGAGGAACGCCCAGTAGCCCGCGGTGAACGGGCACGCGTCCGGCCCGAGCCGCTTGCTCGGCGAGAAGCGGCAGCCGCCGCAGTAGTCGGTCATGCGGTTGATGTAGGCACCGCCGGACGCATAGGGCTTCGTCGCGACGATCCCGCCGTCGGCGTGCTGCGACATGCCCACGACGTTCGCCGGCATGACCCACGGCGTCCCGTCGACGAACATGTCGATGAACCAGTCGTTGAGGGCGTGCGGGTCGTAGCCGCGCTGCAGCGCCCAGTTGCCGAGCACCATGAGCCGCTGGATGTGGTGGGCCCAGCCGCGCTCGCGGACGTCGTCGACGGCGTGGTGCAGGCAGTTCTCCTCGATCGCGTCGGGCGTCAGCGTCGTGAAGGCCTCGGGCAGGGGCTCGTGCGCGGCGAGCGCGTTGTTCGACGCGGCGAACCCCTCGCCGAGGTACCAGTAGAGGTGCCAGACGTAGTCGCGCCAGCCGGCGATCTGCCGCACGAAGCCCTCGACGCTCGACAGCGGCGCGTTGCCGGCGGCGTGCTCGGCGGCGACGCGGGTGACGACCTCGAGCGGGTCGAGGAGTCCGAGGTTGAGGGGAGCGCTGAGAAGCGAGTGCGCCATCGTCCAGTCGCCGGTGAGCGTGGCGTCCTCGAACGGGCCGAAGTCGCCGAGCCGCGACTCGACGAAGTCGTCGAGCGCCCTGTTCGCCTCGGCCTCGGTCACCGCGAAGCGGCGAGGGCCGTCGGCGCCCACCAGGGTGACGCTCCCCTCGGACTGCCAGCGGTCGAGATCCTGCCGGACCTCCTCGTCGATGTCGTCCTCGGTCGGCCACCACGGCTCGGGCAGCCCGAGCGTCACGGCGCCCTTCGGCGGCGACTGGCGGTTGTCGTGGTCGTAGTTCCACTGGCCGCCGACGGGCTGATCGCCCTCCATCAGCAGACCCGTGCGCTCGCGGACCCTCCGGTAGAAGTCCTCCAGCAGCAGGCGTGAGCCCGCCCGGCCGTCGGCCCACTCGCGGAAGTCGCTCTCGCTCGTGATGAAGCCGCGCGACGGCAGGATCGCACAGCCCACCCGACGCACGTACCGGCGTGCCGCGTAGGAGGTCGGGTCGACGACCTCGAGCCTCTCCCCCGGCGCAGGATCGCGCGCCGCCAGAGCCTCGTCGTACGTCTCGGCCCGCAGGTACTCGCAGCGGTCGCCGAGCTCCCGGGCGCGGTGCCGGATGGCCGAGAGGAGGAGGTGGGCCTTGGCCCGGTGGATCGGACGGCCTGCGACGAGCGACTTCGCCTCGATCAGCAGGATCGGGCCCCCGTCGTCGAAGGCCGAGCCGAGCTGGCCGGCGAACAGCCACCTCGTGGGATCGTTCATGGCCTGAACGGTACTCGTCGCTCAGTAGGCTTGTCGGCGTGACTGCCGCCGCCGTGATCCTGTTCGTCCTCGCCATCACCCTGGTGGGCACGACGGTGCTCGCGGCCGGAGGTGTGGTCCGTCTGAACCGGTTCGCGGGCATCCGGGTGCACTCCTTCCTCCTGTCGCAGGAGGCCTGGCAGAGCGGTCACGCCGCGGCGCTCCTCCCGGTCACCCTCGGCGGGCTGATCGCGGTGGCCGGCGGTGTCGTCGCGCTCGTCCGGCCCGGGTCGGTCGGCGTCGTCGTGGTCGCCTTCCTGCTGCTGTTCGCCCTGGTCGCCTGGGGCATCCTGCGCGGCGACCGCGCCGCTCTCGACGCGCACGCGGCCTCCGTCGAGTAGGTTTGTCAGTCACTGACTACTTGTGCGAGAGTAGTCAGGTGTCATCCATCCGGTTCTTCGTGCTCGACGCGTTCGCCCGCTACGGCGAGATGCACGGTCACCAGCTGCGCCTCCAGGCGGAGCAGGAGCGCGTCCACCTCTGGACCGACATCAGCGTGGGCGCGCTCTACGGCGCCCTCAAGCGACTCGCGGCGGACGGGCTGCTGACCGAGGTCCGCGTGGAGCGCGAGGGGAACTTCCCCGAGCGGCAGGTCTACGCGATCACCGAGGCCGGCCGCGACGCCCTCCGCGAGCTGCACCAGGCGACGCTCGCGGCGGTCGTCCACAGGCCGGACCCGTTCGACCTCGCCTTCGCCCGCCTCGATCCTGACCGGCTCGACGACCTGCCGCGTACTATCCAGGAGCGCCTGTCGACCCTCGAGCGGATGCTCGACGAGACGGTCGCCAACAACGACAGGGCCCGCCAGTGGCTCACGATCGGCGAGGAGCTCGTGATCACCCACGGTGAGCACCGGCTCCGCTCGGAGATCGACTGGCTCCGAACACTCCAGCGCAGACTCCCGGACATCATCGCCGCCGAGCGCACGCGGGTCGGCTCCGGCCGAGCCGCATCCTGATCCGCACCTCCCCCGCACCGACCTCGCAGCACGTCGCATCCTGCGATACGAAAGGCTTCACCACCATGACCAACGCAACCGCCGTGGCAGGCAAAGCGCCCGCCCCCGCGATCCCCAAGACCGCCTGGCGGGCGCTGATCGTGCTCCTGATGGGCATGTTCATCGCACTCCTCGACACGACGATCGTCAACGTCGCGCTCCCCACCATCCGCACCTCGCTCGACGCCTCGGAGTCGACCCTGTCTTGGATCATCTCGGGGTACGCCCTGGCGTTCGGCCTCGCGCTCATCCCCGCCGGCCGCATCGGCGACCGCGTCGGCCACAAGTGGGTCTTCTTCACCGGCATCGCGCTCTTCACGGCCGCCTCGTTCGCCTGTGGAATCGCGCAGTCCGACGAGCAGCTCGTGATCTTCCGCGTGATCCAGGGCCTCGCCGGCGGCATCTACGTGCCCGCGGTCACCGCCTTCATCCAGCTCCTCTTCCCGCCGCAGGCCCGCGGCAAGGCGTTCGCGATCATGGGCAGCGTCATCGGCGTCTCGTCGGCCCTCGGCCCGATCGTCGGCGGCCTGCTGATCCAGGCCTTCGGCGACGCCAACGGCTGGCGCACCGTGTTCTACGTGAACCTGCCGATCGGTGTGGCCACCCTGGTGCTGGCCGCGATCCTGCTGCCGAAGCGCGACCCCTCTCAGCCGCGTCCGCCCGCCGGGCTCGACTGGATCGGCGTCGTCCTGGTGTCGGGCGCGCTCGTCGCCCTGCTCGTGCCGCTGATCCAGGGGCAGGATGAGGGCTGGCCGCTCTGGACCTACCTCACCATCGCCGGCGGCGTCGTCCTGCTCGCGCTGTTCGCCCTCTGGGAGGTGCGGCTCACCCGCCGCGGCGGAAGCGCCCTCGTCCCGCCGTCGCTGTTCAAGCACCCGCAGTTCACCGGCGGCGTGATCCTCGCGCTCGTCTACTTCGCGGCCTTCACCAGCATCTTCTTCACGATCTCGCTGCTCTGGCAGAGCGGTCTGCAGCACTCGGCCCTCGCGTCGGGCGCCGTCACGATCCCCTTCGCGGTCGGCTCGATCCTCGGCTCGTCGCAGAGCAACCGCCTCTCGTCGCGCCTCGGCCGCAACGTCCTGATCATCGGGACCGCGCTCGTCGCCGTCTCGCTCATCTCGATGTGGCTGATCTTCCTCAACGTCGACGGCCCGTCGCTCACCAACTGGATGCTGCTCGCCCCGCTGTTCGTCGGCGGCCTCGGCAACGGCCTCTTCATCGCTCCGAACGCGCAGTTCATCGTGGCCACCGTCGACCGTCGCGACGCAGGATCGGGATCGGCCGTCATCGCCGCGATCCAGCGCGTCGGCAGCGCGGTCGGCATCGCCGTCATCGGGTCGGTGCTCTTCGGCACGCTCGTGATCGACAAGCCGGGCGCCCCGACGTCGAACTCCGCGGCAGCCGTCGCGGCCGTCAAGCGCCAGGCCGCCGAGAACGTCGCCACCGGATTCACGAACGCGGCGGCTCACGCGATGATGGTCAGCGCGATCTTCGCCGTCGTGGCGTTCGCCCTCGTGTTCGCGCTGCCGAAGCGCGTCGGTGCGCCGGGCGGCGGGCACGGTGGTGGAGCCGGCGGCGGTGCTCGCGGTGCTGCCGATGGTGCTGCCGGCGGTTCTGCTGGCGGTTCTACCGCAGGTTCGAAGCGCGGTGCCGCTCCTACTGCCGGCGGCGCTCAGACGCCCGCCGTCGGTGGTGCGCCTGCCGAGCCCGTCGGCGCGCGCGGAGCCTCCGCCGAGGCTCCGACCAGCCCCGAGGTCGGCGGTGCGCCGACCCACGGTGCGCACGCCGCGGATCCTGCGCACCCCGCGGAGCCGGTCCACGCCGGGCACGGGTCGCACGTCGCGGCGCCGGAGCACGGCCACGGGGCGCACGCCGCCGAGGTCGAGCCCGACTCGGGTGAGCCGAAGGCCTGACGCCCGCGCGACACCTCTGGAGCGCCCCTCGCCTGCTGGCGGGGGGCGCTCCGTCGTGGCGGGTGCTTCGGCGGGTGAAGAGCCGCTCCGACCACGAAAGAGGCTCCCGACCACAGACGTTCGTGGTCGGGAGCCTTCTTCGCGGTCGAGAGCCGGAGGGCTAGCCGGCGCGCTAGCCGCCGATGCGCACGAAGTGGTGCGCCTGGTTCCAGATGGGGCGGACGCTGACGTAGCCGCCGGGCTTCGGAGCGTCGAGGATCATGCCGTTGCCGGCGTAGATGCCGTCGTGAGCCTCGTTGTCGAAGACGACCAGGTCGCCGGGGACGGCCTCGCTCTGCGGGATCGTCGTGCCCATCGCGTCTTGCGAGGGGACGTAGTGGGGCAGCGAGATGCCGAACTGCGCGTAGACGAACATGATGAGGCCCGAGCAGTCGAAGGCCGAGGGGTCGGCGCCGCCGTGGACGTAGGGGGTGCCGAGGTACTGCAGGGCCACCTGGAACACCTCGGCGCGGTCGAGGTGGTCGAAGATCGGGTGCGCGACGTACTCCGCGGCCGTCGGGCCGGTGTAGGTCGACCCCTTCTCGGCCTGGCGGTTGGCGATGACCTGCTTCTCGTAGTCGACGACCGAGGTCGCACCGTAGCCGTCGCGCGACGACACCGAGGTGTCGACGTCGGAGGCCACGTCGTAGCCCTGGCTGCCCTTGACGGCGGGGGTGGTCGCGATGCCGGTGCCGGACGCGAACGCCTTGCTCTGCGAGGCGTTGATGACCGGCAGGATGCTCGTGGCCAGGATGCCGCAGACCACCGTCAGCATCGTGACGCGGCGTGCCGCGACGAAGACGCGCCCGCGACCGGCGCGGGTCGCCGGCGCCGCAGGCACAGCGGCCGGGCGGGTGGAGGCCGCAGCGCGGCCGCGCGGGGCGGACGCGGTCGAGCGGCCGGCGGTGCGCCGGAGCGGAGCCTCGGCGGGGACGAAGGTCTGCCGGCGACCGGGCGCGGCGGTCGGTACGGAGGCGGCGAGGCCGGAGATCCCGGTGAGAGTCAGAGGTGCTGTGGCGGGTGCTGCTGCGGATGCGGGCTTGATGGGGGCGACGACGGGCGCGACCACCGGCGACACGGGCGCGCCGCTCGGCACCGACGACAGCTCGGCCGCGGCGGCGGCCTCGCGGGCGGCCCGGGCGGCGCGACGGGGGCTCACGATCTCGGAGAATGCGGGAGCCGCGTCGGAGGACGAAGCGACCGAGGCGACCTCGGCGCGACGACGACCCGAGACGGGAGCGCCCGATCCGGGACCACTCGACGCACGCGCACCAGCCACATCGGGGGCTGAGGCGGAGGTCGCGAGAGGGACCACGGGGGCGTCTGGGGAGTCTTCGGTCGCGCGCATCGTCCTCCACCCTAAGGGGTAGGCGAGGGACCGTCCAAGCTCCTCTTCGAGGGGCGGCGCGTCATCCTGCAGGATGACGCGCCGAGACCGCCGCCGGGGCCGAGGGCGCGCCGATCCTGCGCCCTCGGCCCTCGCCGTGTCAGACGGTCGCGGCCAGCTGCGGGTAGAGCGCCTCGATCGGAGCCGAGAGCCCGGCCTTGACGTCGCGCGACGTCTGGTCGGCCAGCACCTCGAAGGCGCCCGACTCGACGCCGTCGTAGGAGTCGCGGACCACGTCGGCGGCGTCGCCCATCGGGGCGTCGATGCCGACCGTCATGGGGGTCGCGGTGTAGCCGAGGTGGAGGCCCTGCACGAGGGTCCCCTGCTCGGCGAGCTCGAGGCGGAACGAGTTCGTCGCCGACCAGAAGGCCGCCTTCGTCGCCGAGTAGGTGCCGCCGACGCCGATCCAGCTGAGGGCCGAGTGCACGTCGATCAGGGCGCCTCCGCCGTTGGCTCCGAGCACGGGCGCGAAGGCGCGGACGACCTCCACGGCCCCGAAGAAGTTCGTCTCGAAGAGGGCGCGGATGGACGAGCTCGGGCTGGTCAGGAGGGAGTTCTGGCTGTAGTCGGTGATGCCGGCGTTGTTGACCAGGATCGTGGTGTCGGAGGCGGCAGCGGCGGCCGCCTCGATCGAGGCGACGTCGGTGACGTCGAGGCGCAGCGGGACGACGCGGTCGTCGCCCCAGTCGCGCGGGGTGCGGGCGGTGGCGTAGACCTTGGCGGCGCCGCGGGCGAGGGCCTGCGCGACGAACTGCTCGCCGAGGCCTCCGTTCGCGCCGGTGACCAGGACGACTGCGTTCTCGAAGCTCTGGGACATGGGTTCCTACTCTCGTTGGCGGGTCTGACTTGCTTGTTGCAACTCAGATGCGACGAGAACATTCCCGCGGCGTCGAGATAGCCCGGCTCGTCGAGATCGGCCCGGCTCGTCGAGATCAGGGAGCGGCGGTCCGGTCCGGCGCCGGATACTGGTCGGTCTGCTCGAACCGCACCTCGTCGACCGGCACCGGTTCGCCGGCCGCCACGAAGGCCACGGAGGCCGGCGCCCCGTCGGCAGCCCTCCTCCGGACGACGGTCGGCCCGTCGGCGCGCGGCTCGTGCTCGTCGCCCCACTGCTGGAGAGCGCCCAGGACGATCTTCAGGTCGAGGCCGGCCCGCGTCGGGTGGTAGCTGAAACGGCTCCGGGATCCTGCGTCGCGGTACGGCCTCTTCTCGAGCACCCCGCCCTCGACCAGCCGGTCGAGCCGGTCGGTGAGCACGTTGCTGGCGATGCCGAGGTGGTCTTGCAGATCGCGGAAGCGCGACTCCCCGTACATCAGGACCTCGCGCAGGATCAGGAACGCCCAGCGGTCGGACAGCAGCACCAGCGACCGCTCGATCGAGCAGTACGGCTCGACCGGGGTCAGCTCAGGGCCGCGGGCCACGACGTCAGCGCCCTTGACGCTTCTTGAACGGCTTCGGCTCGCCCTTCAGCACCTTGCCGCGGCCGACCCCCTTGGAGGCCTTGGCCTTCCCGCCCGGGGGCCGGGGCGGCGCGGGGGGCGGCGTCGAGGGCTTCGCGAGCTCGGCCCGGGCGTCGTCGAGGGCGCGCTGACCCTCGCGGGTGAGCCGCGGCTCACTGGCGCTGCGGTCGAAGAGGGGCTTGTCGTACTGCAGCTCGACGGCGGCGATCGACGAGTTGAGCTTCTGGCGCGAGATGTCGAGCAGCTGCGCCGCCCGAGGGAAGTGCAGCTCTTCGGCGGCGACCACGAAGTGGTGGAGCTGGCTCGTCTTCACCCTGCCAGGGTACCGTCCGGGCGTCCGGCGCGGCAGGATGCTGCGCATGGACGAAGACACCGCCCTCGACCTCTGCGGCGAGCTTCCCTCCGCGGAGCTCACCCACCCGTTCGGCTTCGAGACCGCCGTGTACAAGGTGCGCGGCAAGATGTTCGCCTTCCTGCCGCTCGACGCGCCGCACCCGTCGATCACGGTGAAGAGCGATCCGCAGGATGCCGCCGAGCTCGTCCGCGAGCACGGAGCGATCGCTCCCGGCTACCACATGAACAAGAGGCACTGGATCACCGTGACGCTCGACGAGGAGCTGCCGGAGGGTCTCGTGGAGGAGCTGATCCGGGAGTCGTACCGCCTCGTGATCCTGACCCTGCCGAAGGCGCGGCGACCGGTCGCCTGATCCCGCCGGAGGGCGGGAGGGGGGCGGGCGCTACTGCGCGGAGCCCGCCGGGTTCGGCTTGCGGCTGCCGTCGGTGGCCGGGCGGCCGCCGGTCTGGATCGGGATGCCGTCGACGGCCGCGCCGTACTCCGGCGTGTACTTCTGGCTGTGCCGGAACGTGTCGACGAACCTCTGGAGCCGCGGGTCGGTGGCGCTGTCGACGCGGAGCTGGTGCCCCCACGCGCTGATGACGATCTTCGACGGGAGATCGTCCTCGGCCCACGGGCTCAGGTCGACGTAGCGGTTCGCCTGCCCGGTGACGCCCTGCTCGGCCTCGTCGATCATCGACTGCTTGGTGACGAACGCGGTCAGCTTCGCGACCGTGGCCTTCGGCAGGTCGGGGTCGTAGGTGATCCAGACGGCGCCGTGCTCCAGGTTGTGGACGGCGCGCTCGGTGGGGACCGGCTTCGTGTAGACGCCCGCGTTCATCCAGACGGCATCGTGCGGACCGCCGACGGGCGGCAGGATGTCGTAGCTCACCGGCCCGGCGACGTGCGAGTGCTCGAGAGCGCCGGCGTGATCCTGCCCGTCGCCCGGCCAGCCGGTGGTGTCCCAGGCGAGGACGCCGTCGATGCCCGAGTCGTCGGTCGCGCGGTCGGTCTTCTTCTGCGTCGTGCTCGATCCACTGACCGCGGCGGGGACGATCTGGTCGCTCGTAGCCGCGCCGCCCTTCGTGCCGGCGGCATCATTGCCCGAGATCGTGCTGACGAAGATCACGACGACGATCGCGACCGTGACGACGGCACCGCCCAGGATCAGGAGGAGGCGTCGGCGCTCGGTCGCCGCCTGCTGCCTCTGGAACTCCTCGACCTTCGCGCGGCGCCTGGCTGCCTGCTCTGCTTTTGAGACCACGGGAGCGAACCTATTGGGCGAGGCTGAGCGCGGGCTCCTGCTCGGGGGCGGGCGGCGCGACCGGCGCGTCGGGGGCAGGCTCGCTGGCCGGGGGGCGTGTGGGGCTGCGACCCGGGCGTCGGGGCAGGCTCGCTGGCCGGGCGTCCAGCGACGGGGCAGTAGCCTCTCGGAGGCTGCTCGGCACTCCGGGCGGCGAGAACCACAGAAAGAAGCACCGTGCGCACCACCCTGTTCCTCGTCCCCGCCGTCGCTCTCGCCGCCGGCCTCGCTCTCACCGGCTGCAGCAGCAGCAGCTCCACCGCCGGCTCCACCCCGTCGGCCTCGTCCAGCACCGCGGCCTCGCCGAAGTGCGTCGACGGCGCGATGACCGTCACCGGCACCGCCCACTCCAAGATCAACATCACGACGGAGTGCGACACCGTCACCGTCACGGCCACCGGCGCGATCATCAGCCTGCCCGACACGAAGACCGTCGACATCACCGGCAGCAAGAACACCGTCACGATCGACTCGGCCACGGCGATCACCGCCACCGGCTCCGACAACGTCGTGTTCTACGGCGCCGCCGCGAAGCCGAAGGTCACCGACTCCGGCTCCGGCAACACCATCGGCCAGCGCTGAGCCGAGGCGCTCCGGCCGCTGTGGACGGCGCTCCCGCCGCTCGCGACACGCGTCCCGGCCCGACACACGCTGCACGACAGGTGTGCCGGGCCGGACTGCGTGTCGGCGCACCCACTCGGAACGCCGACGAAACAAGACGGTCACAAATTGTTGATTGAATCAACATCATGGCGATCATCCTCGGAGACAACCAGTACGGGAAGGCGGAGTCGCGGATCGTCCGCATCGTCCGCGACGGCCCCCGGCACGAGATCCGCGACCTCAACGTCACGACCGCCCTCCGCGGCCCGTTCGAGCAGGCGTACCTCACCGGCGACCAGTCGAACGTGCTGCCGACCGACACCCAGAAGAACACGGCCTACGCCTTCGCGAAGTCGAAGGGCGTCGACTCCATCGAGGAGTACGGCCTCGAGCTGGCGCGCCACTTCGTCGGGGACGTCGACCCCGTGACGGGCGCCAGGATCGAGATCGAGGAGTTCGCCTGGGAGCGCGCGGTCGTCGACGGCTCCGAGCACGACCACACCTGGCTCCGGAAGGGGCAGGACGTCCGCACCGCGGCCGTGACCGTCGACGCGACCGGCGAGTACGTCGTCGGTGGCCTCAAAGACCTCGTGCTGCTCAAGTCGACGGGGTCGGAGTTCGCCGGCTTCCTGAAGGACGACTTCACGACCCTGCCCGAGACCCACGACCGCGTCATGGCCACGGCCCTCGACGCCAAGTGGCGCTTCTCGTC comes from Frondihabitans peucedani and encodes:
- a CDS encoding MFS transporter, whose protein sequence is MTNATAVAGKAPAPAIPKTAWRALIVLLMGMFIALLDTTIVNVALPTIRTSLDASESTLSWIISGYALAFGLALIPAGRIGDRVGHKWVFFTGIALFTAASFACGIAQSDEQLVIFRVIQGLAGGIYVPAVTAFIQLLFPPQARGKAFAIMGSVIGVSSALGPIVGGLLIQAFGDANGWRTVFYVNLPIGVATLVLAAILLPKRDPSQPRPPAGLDWIGVVLVSGALVALLVPLIQGQDEGWPLWTYLTIAGGVVLLALFALWEVRLTRRGGSALVPPSLFKHPQFTGGVILALVYFAAFTSIFFTISLLWQSGLQHSALASGAVTIPFAVGSILGSSQSNRLSSRLGRNVLIIGTALVAVSLISMWLIFLNVDGPSLTNWMLLAPLFVGGLGNGLFIAPNAQFIVATVDRRDAGSGSAVIAAIQRVGSAVGIAVIGSVLFGTLVIDKPGAPTSNSAAAVAAVKRQAAENVATGFTNAAAHAMMVSAIFAVVAFALVFALPKRVGAPGGGHGGGAGGGARGAADGAAGGSAGGSTAGSKRGAAPTAGGAQTPAVGGAPAEPVGARGASAEAPTSPEVGGAPTHGAHAADPAHPAEPVHAGHGSHVAAPEHGHGAHAAEVEPDSGEPKA
- a CDS encoding SdpI family protein codes for the protein MTAAAVILFVLAITLVGTTVLAAGGVVRLNRFAGIRVHSFLLSQEAWQSGHAAALLPVTLGGLIAVAGGVVALVRPGSVGVVVVAFLLLFALVAWGILRGDRAALDAHAASVE
- a CDS encoding glycoside hydrolase family 6 protein gives rise to the protein MTQRRTDLRSSEPRSRRPARTVLAAAAVAATAMLLLAGCTSGEPKEDQTKTTIQNESNRELYRGGLYVQPDSLAARAASTLRADGKDDAAEAAREIATTSVAIWLGDQYSVTEVAKVVKQNVRAAEKQGVTPVFVLYAIPHRDCGDYSAGGWSASEYPRWTQAVATALKGHRAAVMVEPDSLAMLSNCPEETDTRIPLIRKAVEQLAAAGVPAYLDAGNSHWVDPSVIADRLKRAGIADARGFFTNVASFYPVDDEKEFASEVSERTGGAHYVIDVSRNGQGWKGTWCNPSGTGLGQAPHVTSGDTALDALLWIKTPGVSDGTCNGGPAAGVWFSSYAEQLVRNRQG
- a CDS encoding cryptochrome/photolyase family protein, with product MNDPTRWLFAGQLGSAFDDGGPILLIEAKSLVAGRPIHRAKAHLLLSAIRHRARELGDRCEYLRAETYDEALAARDPAPGERLEVVDPTSYAARRYVRRVGCAILPSRGFITSESDFREWADGRAGSRLLLEDFYRRVRERTGLLMEGDQPVGGQWNYDHDNRQSPPKGAVTLGLPEPWWPTEDDIDEEVRQDLDRWQSEGSVTLVGADGPRRFAVTEAEANRALDDFVESRLGDFGPFEDATLTGDWTMAHSLLSAPLNLGLLDPLEVVTRVAAEHAAGNAPLSSVEGFVRQIAGWRDYVWHLYWYLGEGFAASNNALAAHEPLPEAFTTLTPDAIEENCLHHAVDDVRERGWAHHIQRLMVLGNWALQRGYDPHALNDWFIDMFVDGTPWVMPANVVGMSQHADGGIVATKPYASGGAYINRMTDYCGGCRFSPSKRLGPDACPFTAGYWAFLDRNETALRSNHRMARSLSGLRGLSDRESVVAQERERPPL
- a CDS encoding DUF2071 domain-containing protein yields the protein MTSAPVSPRAAPPLPHHPVTFHRQRDVILLHWRVEPGLVAPLVPAGCRPEVFDGSAWVGLVAYVFADSTVPPLPPLGRLGTMVEIVVEILTVDDRGRRGIAHRSIDTQHLPAVVAARLGIGLPYTPARAGSRWLGDEIAYRSRRRTGVGARLRVLPGGAVSPADPLPAFLTERWGVHARHLGRTSWWRLEHPPWALRSAEVVELDETLLAAAGLAGLASRPPDSVLFTPGGDVRYSRG
- a CDS encoding PadR family transcriptional regulator; translated protein: MSSIRFFVLDAFARYGEMHGHQLRLQAEQERVHLWTDISVGALYGALKRLAADGLLTEVRVEREGNFPERQVYAITEAGRDALRELHQATLAAVVHRPDPFDLAFARLDPDRLDDLPRTIQERLSTLERMLDETVANNDRARQWLTIGEELVITHGEHRLRSEIDWLRTLQRRLPDIIAAERTRVGSGRAAS
- a CDS encoding 2-deoxy-5-keto-D-gluconate 6-phosphate aldolase domain-containing protein, with protein sequence MTTTLLILASDHRDSLERDLYELTDPPTPAEAARISQDKLTVYQALVDAAPELPEGVQAGILVDEQYGAAVAELASRSDGLINLSMPLEASGKEWFEFAYDDWQQHALFFDGDHAKVLIRDNPEFDDAKRTEQAERMTALSTWCRENRRPLIIELLVPATDADLAQVDGDKHRYDDELRPELTLRAIEYLQDHGADPAIWKVEGMDSEDDARAVAELAVRDGREASCIVLGRHSTREDLDRWLEAAAPIDGFTGFAIGRSIWWDALVDLRAETIDRDEAQRRIASEYLAYARDFLGARGQ